In a single window of the Lates calcarifer isolate ASB-BC8 linkage group LG1, TLL_Latcal_v3, whole genome shotgun sequence genome:
- the otc gene encoding ornithine transcarbamylase, mitochondrial, producing MFVKLLSVNSPVFRCLKTLHNRSARGFSIGAASLGSVSLKGRSCLTLKDFSSDEIKKVLWVSGDLKHRIKHEKQYLPLLQGKSIAMIFEKRSTRTRMSTETGFALLGGHPCFLTSQDIHLGVNESCTDTARVLSGLCDIVLARVYSHSTLEELDKEASIPIINGLSDLYHPIQILADFLTLQEHYGSLSGLTVSWIGDGNNVLHSFMMAAAKLGVHLKIATPKGYEPEKSVIQEAQRLSKEHGTQLVLTSDPMEAAHGSNVLVTDTWVSMGQEEEKKKRLKDFQGYQITMQTGSVAKPDWTFLHCLPRKMEEVDDQVFYSSRSLVFPEAENRKWTIMGLMVSLLTDYTPQIPMLKF from the exons ATGTTTGTGAAACTATTATCTGTAAACAGCCCAGTTTTCAGATGTTTGAAAACTTTACACAACCGTTCTGCACGAGGGTTCAG CATTGGAGCCGCTTCCCTTGGCTCAGTGAGTTTAAAGGGTCGCAGTTGTCTCACATTGAAAGATTTCAGCTCAGATGAAATCAAGAAGGTGTTGTGGGTGTCAGGGGATCTAAAACATCGGATCAAGCATGAAAAACAG TATCTTCCTCTTCTGCAAGGAAAGTCGATTGCTATGATATTTGAGAAGAGGAGCACCAGAACAAGAATGTCCACAGAAACAG GTTTTGCTTTGCTGGGTGGACACCCCTGTTTCCTCACCTCTCAGGACATCCACCTGGGTGTGAATGagagctgcacagacacagctAG GGTTCTCTCAGGGCTCTGTGATATTGTCTTGGCGCGAGTGTACAGCCACTCCACGCTGGAGGAGCTGGATAAGGAGGCCTCCATTCCCATCATCAACGGTCTGTCTGACCTCTACCACCCAATCCAGATTCTGGCTGACTTCCTCACTTTGCAG GAGCATTATGGCTCTCTTAGTGGATTAACAGTGAGCTGGATTGGAGATGGCAACAACGTCCTCCACTCCTTCATGATGGCCGCAGCCAAACTGGGAGTTCACCTTAAGATTGCTACACCAAAG GGGTATGAGCCAGAGAAGAGTGTTATTCAGGAGGCACAGAGACTCTCCAAAGAG CATGGGACCCAGCTcgttctgacctctgacccgATGGAGGCCGCCCACGGCAGCAATGTTTTGGTCACTGACACTTGGGTCAGCATGggacaggaggaagagaagaaaaagaggctCAAAGATTTTCAAGGTTACCAGATTACAATGCAG acaggaagtgtggCCAAACCAGACTGGACCTTCCTGCATTGTCTGCCCCGAAAAATGGAGGAGGTGGACGACCAGGTGTTCTACTCCTCCCGTTCGCTCGTCTTCCCTGAGGCTGAGAACAGGAAGTGGACAATCATG GGTCTGATGGTTTCTCTTCTGACTGACTACACTCCACAGATCCCAATGCTAAAGTTTTAA
- the gpr161a gene encoding LOW QUALITY PROTEIN: G-protein coupled receptor 161 (The sequence of the model RefSeq protein was modified relative to this genomic sequence to represent the inferred CDS: deleted 1 base in 1 codon), with product MNISRNCTTVGNGEGLAALESVSIVTITLLACLGNLLVVATLYRRPYLLTPSNKFVFSLTLSNLLLSMLVLPFVAVSSAKREWVFGVVWCNFTALLYLLISSASMLTLGAIAIDRYYAVLYPMIYPMKITGNRAVVVIAYVWLHSLVGCLPPLFGWSSFEFDCFKWTCVASWHREPSYTAFWVTWCILPPFLIMLACYGVIFRVARMKARKVHCGTVVVAQDDSSGAQRNGRKNSSTSTSSNGSRRSLVYAGSQCKAFVTILVVIGTFLMTWGPYVGVVCTEALWGQGSVSQGLETLVAWLSFCSAVCHPLIYGLWNKTVRKELLGMCFGDRYYRESFATRQRTSRLFSISNRITDLGMSPHLTAMLAGGGHLLAPGSSTGDTGFSFTQDSCTDVMLLDNFSTDGSSHPQQHGNPPGKRRSSVTFEDQVEHSKAENTNTSSVQVHAEVHKSLDTFASCLAKAIESDAKLTLFGEGLALPGGLFTMRSAPRPRYLDGQRLRLESIDEGIVKDDREEEEQDVEEKPA from the exons ATGAACATCAGTAGGAACTGCACCACGGTGGGGAATGGCGAGGGTCTGGCTGCCCTGGAGTCAGTCTCCATCGTGACCATCACACTCCTTGCCTGCCTGGGGAACCTCTTGGTTGTGGCCACCCTTTATCGCAGGCCTTATCTGCTCACGCCCAGCAACAAGTTTGTGTTCAGCTTGACCCTGTCTAACCTGTTGCTATCCATGCTGGTGCTGCCGTTCGTGGCCGTGAGCTCGGCAAAGAGGGAGTGGGTGTTTGGGGTGGTGTGGTGTAACTTCACCGCACTGCTCTATCTGCTCATCAGCTCTGCTAGCATGCTCACCCTTGGAGCCATCGCCATTGACAG GTACTACGCAGTGCTTTACCCGATGATCTACCCCATGAAGATCACAGGAAACCGCGCGGTCGTGGTCATCGCCTATGTGTGGTTACACTCTCTGGTGGGCTGTTTGCCTCCTCTGTTCGGCTGGTCCTCCTTCGAGTTCGACTGCTTCAAGTGGACCTGTGTCGCATCTTGGCACAGAGAGCCGAGCTACACGGCCTTCTGGGTCACCTGGTGCATCCTCCCCCCCTTCCTCATCATGCTAGCCTGTTACGGTGTCATTTTCCGCGTTGCCCGCATGAAAGCTCGCAAAGTACACTGTGGGACTGTCGTCGTTGCTCAGGACGACTCCTCTGGCGCTCAGAGGAACGGACGCAAGAACTCGAGTACCTCAACTTCCTCTAATGGAAGCCGGCGGAGCCTTGTGTACGCAGGAAGCCAGTGCAAGGCCTTTGTCACCATCTTAGTGGTGATAGGCACCTTCCTCATGACCTGGGGGCCGTATGTCGGTGTGGTGTGCACCGAGGCTTTGTGGGGACAGGGGAGTGTTTCTCAGGGGCTGGAGACTCTGGTAGCATGGCTTTCCTTCTGCAGCGCCGTGTGCCACCCACTTATCTATGGTCTGTGGaataaaacagtgagaaagGAGCTGCTGGGGATGTGCTTTGGAGACCGCTACTACAGAGAGTCATTCGCTACTCGGCAAAGAACGTCCCGACTCTTCAGCATCTCCAACAGAATCACAG ACTTGGGTATGTCCCCGCACCTGACTGCCATGCTCGCGGGTGGAGGGCATCTGTTGGCCCCTGGGAGCAGCACAGGAGATACTGGCTTCAGTTTCACTCAGGACTCAT gcACAGACGTGATGCTGCTGGATAACTTCTCTACTGACGGCTCCTCGCACCCACAGCAGCACGGGAATCCGCCcgggaagaggaggagctcgGTCACCTTTGAAGATCAGGTGGAGCATTCCAAAG ctgAAAACACCAACACATCCTCAGTCCAAGTCCACGCA GAGGTGCACAAATCCCTCGACACGTTTGCCTCCTGCCTGGCGAAGGCTATAGAGAGTGATGCTAAGCTCACTCTGTTTGGGGAGGGTCTGGCTCTCCCGGGAGGACTGTTCACAATGAGGTCAGCACCGAGACCCAGATACCTGGACGGTCAGAGACTGAGGCTGGAGAGTATCGATGAAGGGATTGTCAAAGacgacagagaggaggaggagcaggatgtGGAGGAGAAACCAGCCTGA
- the xrcc5 gene encoding LOW QUALITY PROTEIN: X-ray repair cross-complementing protein 5 (The sequence of the model RefSeq protein was modified relative to this genomic sequence to represent the inferred CDS: deleted 1 base in 1 codon) — protein sequence MAGAKSALVLCMDVGFSMSNSAPGEEPPFELAKKVIQKFVQRQVFAETKDELALVLFGTDSTKNPLDQDGQYQNITIHRHLMMPDFELLEEIQNQIHPESQQADWLDALVVCMDLLQRETKGKKYDRLNIVLLTDLNTGASADHLDVIIENLKKDGITLQFFLPFPVEEDEEGGGDADRRGPSHPGMGKGLSREQKNSMDMMKHIMLSLDEEDGLDQIYTFTNAIEQLCMFKRIERRPMSWPCQLTIGSSLSIRIVGYKAVTEEKLKKLWISVDAQTNKREDLKRETVYCLDDDNETEVQKDDTIQGFRYGSDIVPFSKVDQEQMKYTHDGKCFAVLGFTKQSLVHRHQFIGNQVIKIFAPKDDEHAGVALSAVIRALHELKMVAIVRYAYDRRSNPQVGAAFPCIKQDYECLLYVQLPFTEDLRQFTFPSLENNKKFTPSDTQLSAVDSLIDSMMLVEENENGEQVDMFKVHQLPNPAFQRHFQCLHHRAVSPGTPLPPMEPWLKAALERPEVISERCQAPLEEMRKTFPLTEVEKKKKVKTSAQLFGKDSEEPDAKKAKGDEEEEEYNLADIAEGSVTSVGSVDPARDFRILIKQKSRPFGEVCQQLTHRIEQLLSNKNTQYYMKSITCIQAFREQSIEQGNADLYNSYLQSLKRSIPNRGLEVFWDLLVQDAITLISKDEVEGSTVSRIEAKQFLVAEEKKEEAAAPPAGRYRRC from the exons atgGCAGGAGCAAAA TCAGCACTGGTGCTGTGCATGGATGTGGGGTTCTCCATGTCCAACTCTGCCCCGGGTGAGGAGCCTCCCTTTGAACTTGCCAAAAAAGTCATCCAGAAGTTTGTCCAGCGTCAG GTTTTTGCTGAGACAAAGGATGAACTGGCTTTAGTTCTGTTCGGCACAGATTCCACCAAAAACCCTCTGGACCAGGACGGCCAATACCAGAACATCACCATCCACCGCCACCTAATGATGCCAGATTTTGAGCTTCTAGAGGAAATTCAGAATCAGATCCACCCAGAGAGTCAGCAAGCAGATT GGCTGGATGCTCTTGTTGTCTGCATGGATCTCCTACAGAGAGAAACTAA AGGGAAGAAGTACGATCGTCTCAACATTGTCCTTCTGACTGACCTCAACACGGGTGCTAGTGCAGACCACCTGGATGTTATTAttgaaaacctgaaaaaagaTGGCATCACCTTGCAGTTCTT TTTGCCTTTCcctgtggaggaggatgaggagggtggaggggatGCAGACAGAAGAGGCCCCAGTCACCCTGGCATGGGCAAAGGTCTCTCCAGGGAGCAGAAGAATAGCATGGACATGATGAAACACATCATGCTGAGCCTGGACGAGGAGGACGGCCTGGATCAAATTTATACATTCAC GAATGCAATCGAGCAGCTGTGCATGTTCAAACGCATCGAGAGGAGACCGATGTCCTGGCCCTGTCAGCTGACTATTGGAAGCTCTCTGTCCATCCGTATCGTTGGGTACAAAGCT GTGACAGAAGAGAAGCTGAAGAAGTTGTGGATATCAGTCGACGCTCAAACCAATAAAAGAGAGGACTTGAAGAGAGAGACTGTCTATTGTCTGGACGATGACAACGAGACGGAGGTGCAAAAGGATGATACCATTCAAG GTTTTCGTTATGGAAGTGACATTGTTCCCTTCTCCAAAGTGGATCAAGAGCAGATGAAATACACACATGATGGGAAGTGCTTTGCAGTTCTAGGCTTCACCAAACAGAGCCTG GTACATCGTCATCAGTTCATTGGAAATCAGGTCATCAAGATATTTGCTCCCAAAGATGATGAG CATGCAGGAGTGGCCCTGTCGGCCGTCATCCGGGCGCTG CATGAACTCAAAATGGTGGCCATTGTGCGTTACGCCTATGACCGACGCAGCAACCCTCAAGTGGGAGCAGCTTTCCCTTGTATCAAGCAGGACTATGAG TGTCTGTTGTACGTCCAGCTGCCATTCACAGAGGACCTCAGACAGTTTACATTCCCTTCtcttgaaaacaacaaaaagttcACTCCCTCAG ACACCCAGCTGTCTGCTGTGGACTCTCTCATTGACTCCATGATGTTGGTGGAGGAAAATGAGAATGGAGAACAAGTAGATATGTTCAAGGTCCACCAGTTGCCCAACCCTGCCTTCCAGAGGCACTTCCAG TGTCTACATCATCGAGCAGTAAGCCCCGGTACCCCTCTTCCCCCCATGGAGCCGTGGCTGAAGGCTGCTCTTGAGCGCCCTGAGGTCATTAGTGAACGTTGCCAAGCTCCactggaggagatgaggaagacATTTCCACTCACagaagtagagaaaaaaaagaaagtgaagacTAGTGCTCAGCTTTTTGGCAAAGA CTCTGAGGAACCAGATGCCAAGAAGGCAAaaggagatgaagaagaggaggagtatAACCTGGCTGACATCGCGGAAGGTTCTGTTACTTCG GTGGGAAGCGTGGATCCAGCCCGAGACTTCCGCATTCTGATCAAACAGAAGAGCCGTCCATTTGGAGAGG TCTGTCAGCAACTGACTCACAGGATAGAGCAGTTGCTTAGCAACAAGAACACACAATACTACATGAAAAGCATCACCTGTATCCAGGCTTTTAGGGAGCAGTCCattgag CAGGGAAATGCTGATCTGTACAATAGCTACCTCCAGTCCCTGAAAAGGAGCATCCCAAACAGAGGGCTTGAGGTCTTCTGGGACCTGCTTGTTCAAG ATGCCATAACTCTGATCAGCAAGGACGAGGTTGAGGGAAGTACGGTGTCCAGAATTGAAGCTAAACAG TTTTTGGTtgctgaggagaaaaaagaggaagcgGCTGCACCACCAGCTGGAAGATACAGGAGATGTTGA